Proteins encoded by one window of Chryseobacterium sp. POL2:
- a CDS encoding DUF488 domain-containing protein: MMKILLKRVYEDASPQDGYRVLVDRLWPRGMSKEHADIDEWNKDLAPSTELRLWFHHDVSRWEAFSEKYLKELQDNNFGPDFLKRLQQQEIVTLVYAAKDEKHCHPLVLKEYLENLM, from the coding sequence ATCATGAAAATTCTTCTCAAAAGAGTTTACGAAGATGCTTCACCGCAAGATGGTTATCGAGTTTTGGTGGACAGATTGTGGCCAAGAGGAATGTCTAAAGAACATGCCGATATTGATGAATGGAACAAAGATTTGGCACCTTCTACAGAATTGCGCTTGTGGTTTCATCACGATGTTTCTCGTTGGGAAGCGTTTTCTGAAAAATATTTAAAAGAACTTCAAGACAATAATTTTGGTCCAGATTTTCTAAAACGTTTACAACAACAAGAAATTGTAACATTAGTTTACGCCGCCAAAGATGAAAAACATTGTCATCCTTTGGTTTTAAAAGAATATTTGGAAAATTTGATGTAA
- the purE gene encoding 5-(carboxyamino)imidazole ribonucleotide mutase: MIGIIMGSQSDLPIMEQAANFLQSLDIPYELTVVSAHRTPERMLDYAKTAKERGLKVIIAGAGGAAHLPGMVASCTTLPVIGVPILSSNSIDGWDSVLSILQMPGGIPVATVALNGALNAGILAAKILGAADENIAKKMQNYQDTLKEKVLGTVDDIKKLHPNKFD; encoded by the coding sequence ATGATAGGAATAATTATGGGAAGCCAAAGCGATCTTCCAATTATGGAGCAAGCCGCAAACTTCCTACAAAGTCTAGACATCCCTTACGAATTGACCGTGGTGTCGGCGCACAGAACACCAGAAAGAATGTTAGATTATGCAAAAACCGCAAAAGAACGTGGTCTGAAAGTCATCATCGCAGGCGCAGGTGGCGCGGCACATTTGCCAGGAATGGTCGCGAGTTGCACCACACTTCCCGTAATCGGTGTTCCTATTTTGTCCAGCAATTCTATAGATGGTTGGGATTCTGTATTGTCAATTTTGCAAATGCCAGGCGGTATTCCTGTCGCGACAGTCGCGTTAAATGGCGCGCTGAATGCCGGGATTCTAGCCGCAAAAATCTTAGGCGCAGCAGACGAAAATATTGCTAAGAAAATGCAAAACTACCAAGATACTTTAAAAGAAAAAGTATTGGGAACGGTAGATGACATTAAAAAATTGCACCCAAACAAATTCGATTGA
- a CDS encoding HU family DNA-binding protein → MPVMYSLSEKGIPGNPTAPKKFYATAKSSGEVSFRSLSKEIAASSTTVSDTDVLAVLNDLSKALSRHLSEGKIVRFGDFGSFQISLSSEGADVAAKFNPTLIKKSKILFRPGIDLREMLAIVKYEKSK, encoded by the coding sequence ATGCCAGTTATGTATTCTCTAAGTGAAAAAGGAATCCCCGGTAATCCCACTGCTCCAAAAAAATTCTATGCCACGGCAAAGTCTTCTGGCGAGGTAAGCTTCCGTAGTCTAAGTAAAGAAATTGCCGCAAGCTCTACCACCGTTAGCGATACAGATGTGCTTGCTGTTCTTAATGACCTTAGCAAAGCTTTGTCCAGACATCTTTCGGAAGGCAAAATTGTAAGATTTGGTGATTTTGGATCCTTCCAAATTAGCCTTAGCAGCGAGGGGGCAGATGTGGCTGCAAAGTTTAATCCTACACTTATTAAGAAAAGTAAAATCCTTTTCCGACCAGGGATAGACCTGCGCGAGATGCTCGCTATTGTAAAATATGAAAAGTCCAAATAA
- the dgt gene encoding dGTP triphosphohydrolase: MDLNQLFTNQRTGNHQSNFVSRTDFQRDFDRIIFSSAFRRLQNKTQVFPLPGSVFVHNRLTHSLEVASVGRSLGSLIGDFISKKYQNDLSEVSTNFYQYQLSDVIAAACLCHDIGNPAFGHSGEDAIASYFEQNETSIKSLFNEKEWADLVNFEGNANAIRVLTHQQQGKDEGGLQLTYSTLASIAKYPCEAIARKKTIIHRKKFGFFQNSKSNFLDIATSTGMQRESDDPIIHKRHPFVWLVEAADDICYSIIDMEDAHRLGIVNSKDCEELFIDLIKSVNPDDLKRVKDKLDIISNPNERVSYLRAKVINSLINKSVSVYQSNFDKIIAGNMDMALLDIFKQESSSLTEIERFSIDKIYNHKAVIEIENAGYNVMYELLDHFIPSIILEKPARKNYDKMALKLIPKQFVYEEGSAYDKVLGVLDFVSGMTDNYATDLYRKIKGIDIGMTV, encoded by the coding sequence ATGGATCTTAACCAACTTTTTACCAACCAGCGTACAGGAAATCACCAATCGAATTTTGTTTCGAGAACAGATTTCCAAAGAGATTTTGACCGTATTATTTTTTCGTCGGCTTTTCGAAGATTGCAAAACAAAACCCAAGTTTTTCCTCTGCCAGGAAGCGTCTTTGTACACAACCGTTTGACACATTCTCTGGAGGTTGCCTCGGTTGGTCGTAGTTTGGGAAGTTTGATCGGCGATTTTATTTCAAAAAAATACCAAAACGATTTGTCGGAGGTTTCGACCAACTTTTACCAATACCAACTAAGTGACGTTATTGCGGCAGCTTGCCTTTGCCATGACATCGGGAATCCCGCCTTTGGACATTCTGGCGAAGATGCTATTGCCAGTTATTTTGAGCAAAATGAAACCTCTATAAAATCGCTTTTCAATGAAAAAGAATGGGCAGATCTTGTCAATTTTGAAGGCAATGCCAATGCCATTCGCGTGTTGACACATCAACAGCAAGGCAAAGATGAAGGCGGGCTACAGTTAACTTATTCTACTTTAGCGAGTATTGCCAAATACCCTTGCGAAGCGATTGCAAGAAAAAAAACAATTATCCATCGTAAGAAGTTTGGTTTCTTCCAAAACTCAAAATCCAATTTTCTAGATATTGCAACATCTACAGGAATGCAACGCGAAAGCGACGATCCTATTATCCACAAAAGACATCCTTTTGTTTGGTTGGTAGAGGCGGCGGACGACATCTGTTACAGCATTATCGATATGGAAGATGCACACCGTTTGGGAATTGTTAACTCCAAAGATTGTGAAGAATTGTTTATTGATTTGATAAAATCTGTAAATCCTGACGATCTGAAACGCGTGAAGGACAAACTCGATATTATTTCGAACCCAAATGAGCGGGTTTCTTATCTAAGAGCAAAAGTCATTAATTCTTTAATTAATAAATCGGTTTCGGTTTATCAGTCGAATTTTGATAAGATTATTGCGGGCAATATGGACATGGCTTTGTTGGATATTTTCAAACAAGAAAGTTCTTCTTTAACAGAAATCGAACGTTTTTCCATTGACAAAATTTACAATCATAAAGCGGTTATCGAAATAGAAAATGCGGGTTACAATGTGATGTATGAGTTGTTGGATCATTTTATTCCATCCATTATTTTAGAAAAACCAGCGCGTAAAAATTATGATAAAATGGCACTGAAACTGATTCCAAAACAATTTGTTTATGAAGAGGGAAGTGCTTATGACAAAGTCTTGGGCGTTCTCGATTTTGTGTCTGGGATGACGGATAATTACGCAACGGATCTTTACAGAAAAATCAAAGGTATTGATATTGGAATGACGGTTTAG
- the lipB gene encoding lipoyl(octanoyl) transferase LipB, translating into MNHKLNKKVRFEDLGTRDYMPAWDYQEELMKENLDIKVKNRDTAPEEQTETKNHLLFVEHPHVYTLGKSGHEENMLANAEKLKEIEATYVKVNRGGDITYHGFGQIVGYPVLDLENFYTDIHRYMRDLEEVIIRTIAEYGLHGTRSEGETGVWLDVGKPYARKICAMGVKASRWVTIHGFALNVNTNMKYFDYIVPCGITDKQVTSLKNELEHEVDVEEVKQKIKKHFVEVFGCELV; encoded by the coding sequence ATGAACCACAAACTAAATAAAAAGGTACGTTTCGAAGATTTGGGCACTCGAGATTATATGCCAGCTTGGGATTACCAAGAGGAATTGATGAAAGAAAACCTCGATATCAAAGTAAAAAACAGAGATACCGCACCTGAAGAACAAACAGAAACCAAGAATCATTTACTTTTTGTAGAACATCCACATGTCTATACTTTAGGAAAAAGTGGTCACGAGGAAAACATGTTGGCCAATGCCGAAAAACTTAAAGAAATTGAGGCTACTTATGTAAAAGTCAACCGCGGCGGCGACATTACCTATCACGGATTCGGGCAGATTGTAGGTTATCCAGTTTTGGATTTGGAAAATTTCTATACAGACATCCACCGTTATATGCGCGATTTGGAAGAAGTTATCATCAGAACAATTGCAGAATATGGACTTCACGGCACGAGGTCGGAAGGCGAAACTGGCGTTTGGCTAGACGTCGGAAAACCTTACGCCAGAAAGATTTGCGCCATGGGCGTGAAGGCATCACGCTGGGTAACCATCCATGGATTTGCGCTTAATGTCAACACCAATATGAAATATTTCGATTACATCGTACCTTGTGGAATTACCGACAAACAGGTAACTTCTCTTAAAAACGAGCTGGAACACGAAGTCGATGTGGAAGAAGTAAAACAGAAAATTAAAAAACATTTCGTAGAGGTTTTCGGTTGCGAATTGGTTTAA
- a CDS encoding peptide deformylase produces MMRFLLFSLLISLNIAFGQKFSKEELSIIRQGKTTTALPIYQTNVEAEHKSLLKSSTDIQVFDKNTEILINRMKLSLLASGGVGIAAPQVGVNRNAIWVQRFDKRNSPFEYFINSKILWKSEILNFGLEGDLSIKDYKNMFYRSQVIQVQYQDLKGKKYTEIVEGFTAVIFQHEIDHLFGILIEDKANSETDSTVIKVEAYKRIPVQN; encoded by the coding sequence ATGATGAGATTTTTATTATTTAGTCTGCTAATAAGCCTTAATATAGCTTTTGGCCAAAAGTTTAGCAAGGAAGAACTTAGCATTATTAGACAAGGAAAAACCACTACAGCTTTGCCAATCTACCAGACGAACGTGGAAGCAGAGCATAAAAGTTTATTAAAAAGTTCGACAGACATTCAGGTTTTTGATAAAAATACTGAAATATTGATTAACCGAATGAAGTTATCATTACTCGCTTCTGGCGGGGTTGGTATTGCAGCGCCACAAGTTGGAGTCAATCGTAATGCTATTTGGGTGCAGCGCTTTGACAAACGAAATTCACCTTTTGAGTATTTTATTAATTCTAAAATTTTATGGAAATCGGAGATTCTTAACTTTGGTTTGGAAGGTGATTTGTCGATTAAAGACTATAAAAATATGTTTTACAGAAGTCAGGTTATACAAGTGCAATATCAAGATCTGAAAGGAAAAAAATATACAGAAATTGTGGAAGGTTTTACAGCAGTTATCTTCCAACACGAAATAGATCATCTTTTCGGTATTTTGATCGAAGATAAAGCCAACTCTGAGACCGACTCTACTGTTATAAAAGTCGAAGCTTACAAAAGAATACCTGTACAGAATTAG
- a CDS encoding phage holin family protein, whose product MRLIINLLITAVSAFLLSKILSGVHFEDFGSTIIFAIVLGILNLLVRPILAILSLPITILTLGLFSLVINAAIILLCDNFMDSMTVDGFWWAFLFSILLSIVTSVVGALFGKD is encoded by the coding sequence ATGAGATTAATAATTAACCTTCTTATCACTGCGGTTTCTGCATTTTTATTGAGTAAAATTTTGTCAGGCGTTCATTTTGAGGACTTTGGATCCACCATAATTTTTGCTATTGTTTTAGGAATTCTGAATTTGTTAGTACGTCCAATTTTAGCGATTCTGTCATTACCTATTACAATTCTTACATTAGGATTGTTTTCATTGGTTATCAATGCAGCAATTATTTTGTTATGCGATAATTTTATGGACAGCATGACGGTAGATGGCTTTTGGTGGGCTTTCTTATTTAGTATTTTACTTTCAATAGTTACCTCTGTTGTTGGTGCGCTTTTCGGGAAAGATTAA
- a CDS encoding APC family permease, with the protein MKKKLKLWDAVMIVMGSMIGSGIFIVSADIMRNLGSGYWLIVVWLITALMTVAAAISYGELSALFPKAGGQYTYITEIYGKMMGFLYGWGMFSVIQTGTIAAVAVAFGKFTAYLIPSLNNAAPLLQSGTFKITWIQLLAILVILVLTFINTRGVQSGKLLQNIFTSSKIIALLGLIILGFVLVEHSQFANNFQFGWEAFQNFGIEVNGQKQTVSWLSISGTTVLGGIAAAMVGSVFSSVAWENVTFVAGEIENPRKNIVRAMIIGTISVMALYLLVNLVYLNTLDRDQIAFAANDRVAVASAENIFGSAGTAIVAILVMISTFGCVNGIILAGARVFQTMAKDGLFLKSAIRNNRFEVPENALWMQGIWASLLCLSGQYGDLLDMISFVIVLFYMLTVAGVIYLRIKKPELQRDYKTWLYPITPILYLIIGISFCVLLFIYKPQYTWPGLGLILIGLPIYFIINRRSIK; encoded by the coding sequence ATGAAGAAAAAGCTTAAACTTTGGGATGCTGTAATGATTGTTATGGGATCTATGATTGGCAGCGGAATTTTTATTGTGAGTGCGGATATTATGCGCAATTTAGGTTCGGGATATTGGCTGATTGTCGTATGGCTCATTACCGCTCTTATGACCGTTGCCGCAGCCATTAGCTATGGCGAGCTTTCCGCATTGTTTCCGAAAGCTGGTGGGCAGTACACTTACATCACCGAAATCTATGGAAAAATGATGGGTTTTCTTTATGGTTGGGGCATGTTCAGTGTTATACAAACAGGCACAATTGCCGCAGTAGCTGTTGCTTTTGGTAAGTTTACCGCTTACCTCATCCCAAGTCTTAACAATGCTGCGCCACTCCTCCAAAGTGGAACTTTCAAAATAACATGGATACAGCTTTTAGCAATATTGGTGATTTTGGTTTTAACTTTTATCAACACACGAGGCGTCCAAAGTGGTAAGTTGCTACAGAATATATTTACATCTTCAAAAATTATTGCACTTTTAGGGCTTATTATTTTAGGTTTTGTTCTTGTGGAACATTCTCAATTTGCAAATAACTTTCAGTTTGGATGGGAGGCTTTTCAAAATTTCGGTATCGAAGTTAATGGTCAAAAACAAACTGTTAGTTGGCTCAGTATTTCTGGAACAACAGTTCTTGGAGGCATTGCTGCGGCTATGGTTGGCTCCGTATTTAGTTCTGTTGCTTGGGAAAATGTAACCTTTGTGGCAGGTGAAATTGAAAATCCTCGCAAAAATATTGTTCGCGCTATGATTATCGGAACCATTTCTGTAATGGCACTTTATCTATTAGTTAATCTTGTCTATCTCAACACTTTGGATCGCGATCAGATTGCATTTGCAGCTAATGATCGTGTCGCAGTGGCTTCGGCTGAGAACATCTTTGGTAGCGCGGGTACAGCCATTGTTGCGATTTTGGTAATGATCTCAACATTCGGTTGTGTTAACGGAATTATTTTGGCTGGCGCACGTGTTTTCCAAACGATGGCCAAGGACGGGCTTTTCTTGAAATCAGCTATTAGAAACAATCGTTTTGAAGTTCCCGAAAACGCGTTATGGATGCAAGGCATCTGGGCAAGTTTGCTCTGTCTTAGTGGACAATATGGTGATTTGTTGGATATGATTTCGTTTGTTATCGTTTTATTTTATATGCTAACCGTGGCTGGCGTGATTTATCTTCGCATCAAAAAGCCAGAACTCCAACGCGACTACAAAACTTGGTTATATCCAATTACACCCATTTTATATTTAATCATAGGAATTTCATTTTGCGTTTTACTATTCATTTACAAACCGCAATATACTTGGCCAGGACTTGGATTAATATTAATAGGTTTGCCAATATATTTTATTATTAATAGAAGATCGATAAAGTAA
- a CDS encoding phosphoheptose isomerase — MELEYKDHLSPVLKDGVKNYLIDIDGTITEDVPNEEPERMSTCEPFADALETINRWYDEGHQICFFTSRTEDLKAITEEWLNRHGFKYHSILCGKPRGGNYHWIDNHLVKATRYRGKFTDLVEKNVKIQVFKD, encoded by the coding sequence ATGGAATTAGAATACAAAGATCACCTAAGTCCCGTCTTAAAAGATGGTGTGAAGAATTACCTTATTGATATCGATGGTACTATTACCGAAGATGTCCCGAACGAAGAGCCAGAGCGTATGTCCACTTGTGAGCCTTTTGCCGATGCCTTGGAAACGATTAATCGTTGGTATGACGAAGGCCACCAGATTTGTTTTTTTACTTCCAGAACCGAGGATTTGAAAGCCATTACAGAAGAATGGCTGAATCGCCATGGTTTCAAATACCATAGTATTTTGTGTGGAAAACCGCGTGGTGGCAACTATCATTGGATTGACAATCACCTTGTTAAGGCTACGCGTTATCGAGGCAAATTCACAGATTTGGTGGAGAAAAATGTTAAAATTCAAGTTTTTAAAGATTAA
- a CDS encoding D-2-hydroxyacid dehydrogenase translates to MKILANDGLTKSGVDALTEKGYTVITNKVPQEELTDYINREAIKVLLVRSATKVRKDMIDACPGLEIVGRGGVGMDNIDVEYAREKGIHVINTPSASSESVAELVFAHLFAGCRFLQESNRAMPMEGQTTFNALKKSYEKGIELRGKTIGIVGIGRIGQEVARIALGLGMKVIASDTRIGKASVRVDFYNKQFINVEIETEPLEDLIKHADFVTLHVPAQDGAIIGAREIEMMKYGAAIVNCARGGVVDEVALIKALDSGKLAFAGLDVFENEPTPSEEILKHPKISLTPHTGAATLEAQDRIGTSLAKQIDSIFHAQ, encoded by the coding sequence ATGAAAATTTTAGCAAATGACGGTTTGACCAAAAGTGGTGTAGATGCCCTTACAGAGAAAGGTTATACCGTTATTACCAACAAAGTTCCCCAGGAAGAATTAACGGATTACATTAATCGTGAAGCTATTAAAGTTCTTTTGGTACGCAGTGCAACTAAAGTAAGAAAAGATATGATTGATGCGTGTCCAGGTTTGGAAATTGTTGGGCGCGGTGGTGTTGGTATGGATAATATTGATGTGGAATATGCTCGTGAAAAAGGCATACATGTAATTAATACACCTTCGGCATCGTCGGAGTCGGTTGCAGAGTTGGTGTTTGCTCATCTTTTTGCAGGATGTCGATTTTTGCAAGAATCAAATCGTGCTATGCCAATGGAAGGACAGACGACTTTTAATGCCTTGAAAAAATCCTATGAAAAAGGCATCGAACTTCGTGGAAAGACCATTGGTATCGTTGGTATTGGACGCATAGGTCAGGAAGTTGCACGGATTGCGCTAGGACTTGGGATGAAGGTGATAGCTTCTGATACCCGAATCGGAAAAGCGAGTGTCCGTGTGGATTTTTATAATAAACAATTCATAAATGTTGAAATAGAAACCGAACCTTTGGAAGATTTGATAAAACATGCGGATTTTGTAACCTTACATGTGCCAGCGCAAGATGGCGCTATTATCGGTGCAAGAGAAATCGAAATGATGAAATATGGCGCCGCGATTGTTAATTGCGCGCGTGGTGGCGTGGTGGACGAAGTCGCGCTGATTAAAGCTCTAGATTCTGGCAAGTTGGCATTCGCAGGTCTTGATGTTTTTGAGAACGAACCGACTCCTTCGGAAGAAATTCTTAAACATCCTAAAATATCATTGACACCACATACAGGTGCTGCAACGCTGGAAGCGCAAGATAGGATAGGTACAAGTCTAGCAAAACAAATTGATAGTATATTCCATGCACAATAA
- a CDS encoding asparaginase, which translates to MKRKVLIIYTGGTIGMEKDYKTGSLVPFDFSNIFKRMPEMNLMECEVSVKSFDYPVDSSDMGPKQWQGIAKIIKENYETFDGFVILHGTDTMSYTASALSFMLRNLNKPVVLTGSQLPIGDLRTDAKENLLTSLYYASLYEDDEAVIREVTLYFEYKLLRGNRSLKVSAEYFDAYQSPNYSILGQSGVHLNIDKESLLKPKNTDFEIDLHLDENVLFWRIFPGMNFDFLLEVTSVKVIILQVFGSGTIFNNEKTARVLEELRNRNVEIVVISQCVSGGISFGKYSNSNIFSQVGAINGKDMTAEAAITKAMHLLNNPYYPGGFASNFNKDLCGEVSKDFH; encoded by the coding sequence ATGAAAAGAAAAGTGCTTATCATCTACACAGGCGGTACCATTGGTATGGAAAAAGATTATAAAACGGGAAGTTTGGTACCTTTTGATTTTTCAAATATTTTTAAACGAATGCCAGAAATGAACCTTATGGAATGTGAGGTTTCTGTGAAATCTTTTGATTATCCCGTGGACTCGTCCGACATGGGACCGAAACAATGGCAAGGCATTGCGAAAATTATTAAAGAAAATTATGAAACTTTTGATGGTTTCGTTATTCTGCACGGGACAGATACCATGTCTTACACCGCATCAGCGCTTAGTTTTATGCTTCGGAATCTTAACAAACCTGTTGTATTGACGGGATCACAATTGCCTATTGGGGATTTGAGAACGGATGCCAAAGAAAATCTTTTGACGAGTCTTTATTACGCCAGCCTATACGAAGATGATGAAGCCGTAATTCGTGAAGTGACGCTTTATTTCGAATATAAATTATTGCGTGGCAACCGAAGTTTAAAAGTTTCCGCGGAATATTTTGATGCCTATCAAAGTCCAAATTATTCGATATTGGGACAATCTGGCGTCCATTTGAATATTGATAAAGAAAGTTTGCTAAAACCTAAAAATACTGATTTTGAAATCGATTTGCATCTCGATGAAAATGTATTGTTTTGGCGTATTTTTCCAGGAATGAATTTTGATTTTTTACTTGAGGTAACTTCTGTTAAAGTTATCATTCTTCAGGTTTTTGGGTCGGGAACGATTTTTAATAACGAAAAAACAGCGCGTGTTTTGGAAGAATTGCGCAACAGAAATGTTGAGATTGTCGTTATCAGCCAATGTGTTTCTGGTGGAATTAGTTTTGGAAAATATAGCAATAGCAACATTTTTAGTCAGGTTGGTGCTATTAATGGAAAAGATATGACTGCGGAAGCTGCGATTACCAAAGCCATGCATCTGCTTAATAACCCTTATTATCCGGGAGGTTTTGCAAGTAATTTTAATAAGGATTTGTGTGGCGAAGTAAGCAAAGATTTTCACTGA